GAATTCTATTACCAGCTCCAAAACACGCTCAAGCCGTTCAGCGACAGCATCTCCCAAAGTGGCGCCGCATCGAAGCCCATCGTGCTCTACGGTTCGGACATGGGCCGGATGATTTCCACCTTCAACCATTCCAAGATCGTCGCAGGGGATGGACAATACGCGGTCGTGGGTGGGCACAACATGTGCGAAGAAGTGAGCTCCAACAAGGCGCCGGTCATCCATGACATCACCGCGGAAGTGACCGGACCTGGCGCCAAATCCGCGAACGCCTTTGCGGGCAGCCTTTGGCTCAAGGCGGCAGAAAGCGGCCGCCTCTGGATCTATCGATTCAACTGGCAGAAAAAAAGTTTCGACGACCTCTCGACCGCGGCCACCAAGCTATGGGCTCCAAAGAATTGGTGGGCGTACGAGCTTGGTACGCAAAAAGAAGTCCCGAACGTCCTCAAGAATCAATATTGGTATTACCCCATGGAAACCTTGCCGGCGAAGGCGAAATGCGCGCCGCCCGAGGGGTCCGTGCCAGCGACCGCGATCATGGGTGTTGGGCGATGGGGTGATACCAAAGTTTTCGGCATCGACTGCACCGCGGGGCTGAAAATCCATTCGGTCACGACGGGGCTCTCGGAGGAGCAGGCGTGCCAGTACGCGGCTGACGTTGTCAAGCGCCTCATGATCGTCGACCGAAAGAACACGGTGATTCGAATGTCCCAGCAGGACCTGATCAATGCGGGTTTCTTCGGCGGACGGCAGCCCAGCGAACATACCATTTGCGAGATGCTTGGTCGGAGATTGAGGGCCACGCCCAAGGGCACTGCCATTCAAATCATCGTCTCGGCACGGTTTACGCAAAACTCCGAAGGTTTGGCCTACAGCTACGGCGACGGCCCGCGCGAGGCAGCGGAACGCATTTCCGACGCCGCCGTGCGAGCCCGCCAAGCGTCTTCATCCACGTCGAACTTGCCGGCACGCCTCGAGGTCCTCGACCTCTCCAAGTCCATCGGGTCCGCCCAGGTCCACGGCATCGAATCCCCAGAGGATCCGAGCTTTTGCACGATAGCACCGCTTGCATTCTGCGAAGCGCGCGGCACGACGCGTGATCGCGGCAGTTACGTGTGGCCTGACGCCAAGTATAAGATGGAAAGGATTTACACGAGCGGTCGATTCTGGAACAAGAAGGACAAAGCGGAGCTCAAGTTCGGGCCCGGCAACCACTCCAAGGTGCTCTTCGTGTCCGAAGGTGACGACGATGCAACCGGCCTCGTGCTCATCGGATCGGACAACATGTACCCGTCACCGCTGTCGGAATTCAGCTTCGTCATCGAAGGGGCGGAGGCCATCAAAGCATTTCGCGAGCAATACTGGGACAAACTTTGGGCATACAGCGCGCGGCTCGGGTTCACCGTGAAGAGCGACGGAACCGTGACGTGAACCGAACGGCGATCGTGCACACCGTTGACAGCGTTTGGCCGCTCGCATAACCTCCGCCCCTTGGACCGTATCCTGGTTCGACCGCTTTTCCGGCAACCATCGGGAGGGCACACTGCACCTTCGGCGTTGCCTCGGTTCGTGGAGGTACCTCATGCAAAGCTCTCGCTGGTTCCGAATCGTTCCCTTCGTGTCCGTCGTTACGACCCTCGCCCTTGCGAGCATTACCGGTTGCGGAAGCGAGCCCAGCACCTCGCCCAGCTCGACAGGCGCTGCTGGAGGTGACACGTCGGGCACCGGCGGCGGCGGCATGGGTGGCGGCGGTGCTGGCGGAATGGGTGGCGGCGGTGCTGGCGGATTGGGTGGCGGTGGTGCTGGCGGCACTGGCGGCATGGGTGGCGGTGGTGCTGGCGGAATGGGTGGCGGCGGTGCTGGCGGAATGGGTGGCGGCATGAGTGGCGGGGAATTCCGCTTCGAATTGCCCGAGCGCTGGCCAGGGTTGCCAGGGAATTTGAGGCTGCTGAGTGACCTCAACGGCGATGGACGCGTGGATGCTTACCTGAGCAGTCCGCACATCATGCAGAACCACGTCGTCTTTCGGTTCGCCATTGCGCAAATGGATGGCACGTTCAACCAAACGCATGAAGTGGCGTTTTCGGGCACGTCGTCCGCGTCGATCAGTCACGTGGGCGACTTCAATGGCGATGGCCATGTCGATTTGTTCATTGCCGCGGGAATTCCCCGTTACCTGCTGCTCGGTCACGGCGATGGCGTCTTCGATGCCCCCGTGCCGGTCGACATACGTTGGGGCGCCTTTGGCGACATGAACGGCGATCAACGCGACGACGTCGTCGAGGTCGATACGTACAACAACGAGGTGCGTGTGCACCTTGCGCAGCCCGATGGCTCGTTCGTGCTGCATTCCAAACAAGTGCGCGATTTGGACCTGGCCGTGCTCGCGGATATCGATGGTGACGGAGACCGCGACGTCGTTGGCGTGAACTGGACCGGGGGCATTTATGTTCTCCCGAATGATGGTACCGGCCAAATTGCTGCGTCCATCGAAATCGACGACGGATCGCAATGGACCTCCGTGACGACGATGGCCATCGCGGATTTCAACGCAGACGGTCGCGACGACGTGGTTTTCGGCGTCAAGGATTTTTTGGGCGGCCTCGTCCTGGTCATGCTCGGTGAAGCCTCCGGGCAGCTCGTCCACGGCTCGCAATACCCCACGCGCTTGCCACAGGACCTCGACGTCGCCGACATGGATGGCGACGGCTACGACGACGTGGTGCTCGTGAGTCAGCCCATGGCAGTTACCTCCAATGATCTCGTTGAAATATTTTATGGCGATGGCCTCGGCGGCCTCGGGGATCGTCGCGGTTTCTGGAACACCCAGGGCTCGACCGTTTCGCATCTGAGGGACGTGGACGGTGACGGGTTGACCGATGTCGTCCTTGCCGCGACGCATGTTGCGCTCAACAAAGGCAATCGCGAGCTGAAGGCGCCGCCGCTATCCGTCGTGTACGACGGGGAAGACGGGGGCGACACGTTGAATTGGGTCGACTTCGATGGCGACGCGAAGCCCGAGTTCGTCATCGCGCAGAACAACGGTCCGCTCGAGAAATACGCATTCGACGCGGGTTTGCGTCTCGGTGCGCCCGAGCTGTGCACGGGCGCCGGTACGGCGGCGGATCGCGTCGTGCGTGACGTGACCGGTGACGGCCATCCCGATGCGTACGTCGTTGCCAACGGCACGCTTCGGTTATGGCTTGGGGCTGGTGGTTGCACGTTCGGCAGTGAGCTCATGCCATTGCAAAACGCGTGGAACATGCAATGGGTCGACCTCGATGGCGATGCATTGCTCGACGCGGTGTATGCGCCGAGCAAGCAAATCGAGGTTGCGCTGGCGACGGCGCCGGGCTCGTTCGGTCCGCCTGTCAACACGGCGAACACGACTCGGTGTTACGTTGCCCCTGCTGCGGACTTCAATGGCGATGCGACCGTCGATCTCGCGTGCTTCGACAACCTCACGCAGTCGCTCACCTTTTGGATGGCCGACGCCGGTCACCATTACAGTCAGGGTCAGCAATTCACTTGGAGCGTGAACGAAGAGTTGCGCAACCCGAAGGCGCTCGACGTCGATGGCGATGGCGACCAGGACGTCCTCGGAGCGGTGGTGACCAACAGCGTGCGGCTCGAGGTCTTCCTCAACGACGGCACGGGCAACTTTACGCGCTCGACGTTGCTCGACAACATCGATGCGGTTGGCCACTACAGCGTTGGCGACTTCGACGCGGACGGGGCCATCGAGCTCGTGGTGCCGAACAACCAGAAGAAGACCGGCGTACACCGTTTCACCAGCGAGGGGACGGTCACGCATCTTTTCGATTACGAGGCGCCGCGCGGAATGGATCCGTACGACGTCGATCACGACGGCGACCTCGACCTCACGTACACGTATTCGTATAGCAATCGCATGGTCGTGGCGGTCGTGCGCAACCTGCGATTTTAGTGTCGAGCGTTGCGTGGGGTAGGGCGGCGGCAAGTGGAGAAGCGTCCAGCCGCCGTCTGCCGGGGGCGTGAGAGGGGACGAGCCAACTCTACGAAGAACTTGCCCTTGCGTTGCCCTTCGGGTAGCGTGCCCGTGCCGCGGCGCGATTGTTGCCAGACGGTCCGGATCCACGCATGTTGTTTCGAGTTCAAAATCTCGGCCCTCTTCGCGAAGCGGAAGTCGACTTGTCCAAGGACATCATCGTCTTGGCGGGGCCGAACAATTCAGGAAAAACGTATTTGGCGTGGAGCGTGTACGGACTGCACCGCATGCGTCCGCAGCCGCAAGTGGACTTGACCCGCTGGGTGAAGCAGCTTATCGAGTCACCGGACCATTCGATTGACATTGCGGAGTTTTTCGCCGCCGAAAATGACAAGATCATCGCGAGCATCACGAAGCAGTATCAAGGGAAGTTGCACCTTTGTTTTGCCGCAGATGAAAGTCGGTTCGCTGGCGCGAGCATCGGCATTTACGGGGTAACGTCGGAGGAAATTCTCCGCATCGCGGCGACCGGGATGCTCGCGGATGGTCGCAGTCTCACCCTGGATGTGCACGACCGGCGGCTATACTGGGTTCTCGAACCGAGCTATCGTGAAATCGATGCCAAGGCAATCCTGCAGAAAGGATTTCGCACGCCTGAAGCGCAGGCCGTCACGACCACGATGGTTGCGGCTATGTCCGTGAAAGAGCGGGCGATAGCCGCGAAGCAAAATTTCATTCATCTAGCTGGCCCTAGGCCCTAAACCTTTTCTGAGAGTGCACCCTCTTCCCCGCCGAACGCATTGCCGTCAACATCTTCGCCAAAGAACTCGCTCTGGAACGCACCAAGCTCGTCGACGAAATGGTCGACGCGGACATCGATGGACGCATCAAGGATCCGCTCGAGTTGATACGGCGCAAAGCCGGCAGATACCCATGGCCCATTCGCGACAGTCTCCGAACTGCCAATGACCTCGCCAATTTGAAAAGGCAAAAGAGCCCGTTCGCTGATCTCGCTGACGAACTCGAATCGAGCGTCCTTCACGGAACCATCAGCGTTGCCGATACGGGTGAATTGCGGTTTGCCCCAAATGACAACAAGGACGCGCAGCTCGAAATGCACCTGACCGCCTCGGTCGTGAAATCCTTGTCGAGCGTCGTCTTTTACTTCCGCCACCTCGCCAATCCGCGCGACTTCATCATCATCGACGAGCCCGAGCTGAATCTGCACCCGGACAACCAGCGCATCATCACTCGCATTCTCGCCAAAGCCGCGCGGCGCGGAATCAAAATCATGATGAGCACCCACAGCGACTACGTCCTGCGCGAGCTCAATCACCTCATCATGCTCAGCAAATTGCCCGAAGACGAAGCCAAAGACATGGGCTATGATCCCATGTGGGCCATTGCGCCGGATCGCATCGGCGTCTACCTCTTCGACGAGCACACCGCCAAACCCGTTCCCATCGAAGAAACCGGCTTCTCCATCAAAACCATCGATGACGTCGTCGACCGGCTCAATGCCGACGAACAGCGCCTTTACGCTCGGCTCTTGGGGTAATCAGGTTCGGCGCACATGATGACGCTTCTGCAAGCCATCAGTGACATCTTACGCCCGAACCTCATCGAGCGTGGTCCGCTGTTGCTCGAAGAAACCGACGCGAAAAGCACATGCAAGGCGATTACCTTGCACAAGAGCGGGCAAGCCTTCATGGTCCGACCGGATCGATCTGCCGGCGGCATCTGCCCTCGCGTCGATTGCAGTCGCTCGCTTTCCGCACCTGATCGGCTCTTTCCGCTCTTTCGCGTCGACTTGCCCGACATCGGCGCCATGTGCGACTACATCGTTTTCTGTCACGACCTCACCCGAGATGAAAACCGGCTGTTCATCCTGCACTGCGAGATGAAGTCGACCAGTCCCCAGGGGTCACGAAAGCAGATCGAGAATGGTAAATTGCTCGCCGACTACATCGTGACCATGGCGAAACATCACCGGCCGATGCATGCACTCTCGACCGTCGAGCACCGTGGTTTGGTCTTCTGCAACAAACCGGGCTTGTATGTGCCCAAAGGCAACCTTCAAGAGAAACGCTGTCGATACACGCCGCCCTTCGCCGGCGGGTTGTCCGATCTGAAGTTTGCCTATTATCCCGCAGGTAAAGAATACCCCCTGAGCCACTTTTGCGTGTAGCTGCAGGGCCCGCTAAAGCCCCACCACCATCACCGGCACGTTCTGCGTCATCGCCATCCCATTGCCAAGCTGACCCGATGTGCCATTGCCCCAGCAATACACCTGTCCATCGTTGCTCACCGCGCACGTGTGGTGCGTCCCCGCGCCTAGCGCCGCGATGCTACCAAGACCCGATACCGCTCCAGGCGCGCTCTTATCATTGAGCGTGCCGTCTCCCAATTGCGCATTCGCGTTCTGCCCCCAGCAACGCACGCTCCCGTCCATGCGCACCGCGCAATTGTGCCGCACCCCCGCAACGAGCTGCTTCACATTGTCCAGCCCAATCACGTCGACCGGCGTCGAGCTGTCCACATTCGTCGCATTGCCGAGCTGTCCGTGATCATTGCGACCCCAACAAACGACGTTGCCATTGCCCAGCAATGCACACGAATGCTGAAGCCCCACCGCCACAGCCTTGGCATTCACGATGCCGCTCACCGACGTGGGCGCCGTCCTTTGTGT
The nucleotide sequence above comes from Polyangiaceae bacterium. Encoded proteins:
- a CDS encoding VCBS repeat-containing protein; translated protein: MQSSRWFRIVPFVSVVTTLALASITGCGSEPSTSPSSTGAAGGDTSGTGGGGMGGGGAGGMGGGGAGGLGGGGAGGTGGMGGGGAGGMGGGGAGGMGGGMSGGEFRFELPERWPGLPGNLRLLSDLNGDGRVDAYLSSPHIMQNHVVFRFAIAQMDGTFNQTHEVAFSGTSSASISHVGDFNGDGHVDLFIAAGIPRYLLLGHGDGVFDAPVPVDIRWGAFGDMNGDQRDDVVEVDTYNNEVRVHLAQPDGSFVLHSKQVRDLDLAVLADIDGDGDRDVVGVNWTGGIYVLPNDGTGQIAASIEIDDGSQWTSVTTMAIADFNADGRDDVVFGVKDFLGGLVLVMLGEASGQLVHGSQYPTRLPQDLDVADMDGDGYDDVVLVSQPMAVTSNDLVEIFYGDGLGGLGDRRGFWNTQGSTVSHLRDVDGDGLTDVVLAATHVALNKGNRELKAPPLSVVYDGEDGGDTLNWVDFDGDAKPEFVIAQNNGPLEKYAFDAGLRLGAPELCTGAGTAADRVVRDVTGDGHPDAYVVANGTLRLWLGAGGCTFGSELMPLQNAWNMQWVDLDGDALLDAVYAPSKQIEVALATAPGSFGPPVNTANTTRCYVAPAADFNGDATVDLACFDNLTQSLTFWMADAGHHYSQGQQFTWSVNEELRNPKALDVDGDGDQDVLGAVVTNSVRLEVFLNDGTGNFTRSTLLDNIDAVGHYSVGDFDADGAIELVVPNNQKKTGVHRFTSEGTVTHLFDYEAPRGMDPYDVDHDGDLDLTYTYSYSNRMVVAVVRNLRF
- a CDS encoding AAA family ATPase yields the protein MVDADIDGRIKDPLELIRRKAGRYPWPIRDSLRTANDLANLKRQKSPFADLADELESSVLHGTISVADTGELRFAPNDNKDAQLEMHLTASVVKSLSSVVFYFRHLANPRDFIIIDEPELNLHPDNQRIITRILAKAARRGIKIMMSTHSDYVLRELNHLIMLSKLPEDEAKDMGYDPMWAIAPDRIGVYLFDEHTAKPVPIEETGFSIKTIDDVVDRLNADEQRLYARLLG